The genome window ACCGATGCACCGTCCGAACCCGGCAGGTCGAGGATCGCTACCTTGGCCCCGCGTTCCACGAGTGCTTCTGCCGCCCCGCGCCCCAACCCCGACGCTCCCCCCGTGATGAATGCCACGGACCCGTCGATACGCACGCTGCGCCTCCATCTCGCTCTTGGTGGGACGCTACCACCCCAAAGATCTGCTGAGATGGCGGGTGCATGAATGCCATCGGAATGTTTGATTCAGGGGTCGGCGGTCTCTCGGTCCTCAATGAGGCTCGCCGGCTCCTGCCGCGCAGCGACATGATCTATCTCGCAGACCAGGGCTACGGACCGTATGGAGACCGCACTCTGGAAGATGTGCGTGGTCGGGCAGATCGCGTTACCCGGGCTCTCATCGAAGAAGGGGCGGCCATGGTGGTGATTGCCTGTCATACCGCCTCAGCCGCCGCCCTCCACTACCTCCGAAAGCGACACCCGTTGCTGCCGATTGTCGGGATCGAGCCGGCGGTGAAGCCGGCCGCAGAACGAACCGAGACTCGCACGGTCGGCGTCCTGGCTACTACGGCGACGTTTCAGGGTGAGCTGTTCTCGAGCGTCGTTTCCCGTTTCGCCGCCAACACCAGAGTGATCGCCAGACCGTGTCCCGGCCTCGCCGACCTCGTCGAGTCGGGTGCCGACGAGTCGGTGGTCG of Acidimicrobiia bacterium contains these proteins:
- the murI gene encoding glutamate racemase, translated to MNAIGMFDSGVGGLSVLNEARRLLPRSDMIYLADQGYGPYGDRTLEDVRGRADRVTRALIEEGAAMVVIACHTASAAALHYLRKRHPLLPIVGIEPAVKPAAERTETRTVGVLATTATFQGELFSSVVSRFAANTRVIARPCPGLADLVESGADESVVEQALLDHLRPFRDRGVDQIVLGCTHYSFLGELIARMSGVDVVDPAPAVATQVARVATVNGLNDGGTGELRVLTTGDTARLQVRVATLLDPAVTIESFAL